The Halichoerus grypus chromosome 9, mHalGry1.hap1.1, whole genome shotgun sequence genome has a window encoding:
- the GTF3C6 gene encoding general transcription factor 3C polypeptide 6 isoform X4, with the protein MAAMEGVASDSEVPKRCGIMAATEERIREDREEEEEEAEQLVLVELSGIIDSDFLSKCENKCKILGIDTERPILQVDSYVFAGEYEVAFNFSADTLGTCVIFEENVEQGDAEGSSKTVLKYKCHTMKKLSMTRTLLTEKKEGEESIGGVEWLQIKDNDFSYRPNMICSFLHEYEDDDVVAPASDKSLELEEQEIQTKDNSNLNYEQGKSLNLEVENSGPLIDIPSSETEGYVFMETQDSASEITPR; encoded by the exons ATGGCGGCCATGGAGGGCGTGGCCAGCGACTCTGAGGTTCCGAAAAGGTGCGGAATCATGGCGGCGACCGAGGAGCGGATTCGGGAGGAccgagaagaggaagaagaggaagca GAGCAGTTGGTTCTGGTGGAATTGTCCGGAATTATTGATTCAGACTTTCtatcaaaatgtgaaaataaatgcaaGATTTTG GGAATTGACACTGAGAGGCCCATTCTGCAAGTGGACAGCTATGTCTTTGCTGGAGAGTATGAAG TTGCCTTCAACTTTTCTGCAGACACTCTTGGGACCTGtgttatatttgaagaaaatgttgaACAGG GTGATGCAGAAGGCAGTAGTAAAACAGTGCTAAAATATAAATGCCATACAATGAAGAAGCTCAGCATGACAAGAACTCTTttgacagaaaagaaggaaggagaagaaagcatAG GTGGTGTGGAATGGCTGCAAATCAAGGACAATGATTTCTCCTATAGACCCAACATGATTTGTAGCTTTCTGCATGAATATGAAGATGACGACGTTGTAGCTCCAGCCTCAGATAAGTCTTTGGAGTTGGAAGAGCAAGAAATTCAAACAAAAGATAATTCAAACCTGAATTATGAACAGGGGAAATCACTGAACTTGGAAGTAGAGAATTCTGGTCCTCTTATTGATATCCCTTCTTCTGAGACAGAAGGTTATGTTTTTATGGAAACTCAAGATAGTGCCTCGGAAATCACTCCTAGATGA
- the GTF3C6 gene encoding general transcription factor 3C polypeptide 6 isoform X1, with amino-acid sequence MAAMEGVASDSEVPKRCGIMAATEERIREDREEEEEEAEQLVLVELSGIIDSDFLSKCENKCKILGIDTERPILQVDSYVFAGEYEDTLGTCVIFEENVEQGDAEGSSKTVLKYKCHTMKKLSMTRTLLTEKKEGEESIGGVEWLQIKDNDFSYRPNMICSFLHEYEDDDVVAPASDKSLELEEQEIQTKDNSNLNYEQGKSLNLEVENSGPLIDIPSSETEGYVFMETQDSASEITPR; translated from the exons ATGGCGGCCATGGAGGGCGTGGCCAGCGACTCTGAGGTTCCGAAAAGGTGCGGAATCATGGCGGCGACCGAGGAGCGGATTCGGGAGGAccgagaagaggaagaagaggaagca GAGCAGTTGGTTCTGGTGGAATTGTCCGGAATTATTGATTCAGACTTTCtatcaaaatgtgaaaataaatgcaaGATTTTG GGAATTGACACTGAGAGGCCCATTCTGCAAGTGGACAGCTATGTCTTTGCTGGAGAGTATGAAG ACACTCTTGGGACCTGtgttatatttgaagaaaatgttgaACAGG GTGATGCAGAAGGCAGTAGTAAAACAGTGCTAAAATATAAATGCCATACAATGAAGAAGCTCAGCATGACAAGAACTCTTttgacagaaaagaaggaaggagaagaaagcatAG GTGGTGTGGAATGGCTGCAAATCAAGGACAATGATTTCTCCTATAGACCCAACATGATTTGTAGCTTTCTGCATGAATATGAAGATGACGACGTTGTAGCTCCAGCCTCAGATAAGTCTTTGGAGTTGGAAGAGCAAGAAATTCAAACAAAAGATAATTCAAACCTGAATTATGAACAGGGGAAATCACTGAACTTGGAAGTAGAGAATTCTGGTCCTCTTATTGATATCCCTTCTTCTGAGACAGAAGGTTATGTTTTTATGGAAACTCAAGATAGTGCCTCGGAAATCACTCCTAGATGA
- the GTF3C6 gene encoding general transcription factor 3C polypeptide 6 isoform X2, with translation MAAMEGVASDSEVPKRCGIMAATEERIREDREEEEEEAEQLVLVELSGIIDSDFLSKCENKCKILGIDTERPILQVDSYVFAGEYEVAFNFSADTLGTCVIFEENVEQGGVEWLQIKDNDFSYRPNMICSFLHEYEDDDVVAPASDKSLELEEQEIQTKDNSNLNYEQGKSLNLEVENSGPLIDIPSSETEGYVFMETQDSASEITPR, from the exons ATGGCGGCCATGGAGGGCGTGGCCAGCGACTCTGAGGTTCCGAAAAGGTGCGGAATCATGGCGGCGACCGAGGAGCGGATTCGGGAGGAccgagaagaggaagaagaggaagca GAGCAGTTGGTTCTGGTGGAATTGTCCGGAATTATTGATTCAGACTTTCtatcaaaatgtgaaaataaatgcaaGATTTTG GGAATTGACACTGAGAGGCCCATTCTGCAAGTGGACAGCTATGTCTTTGCTGGAGAGTATGAAG TTGCCTTCAACTTTTCTGCAGACACTCTTGGGACCTGtgttatatttgaagaaaatgttgaACAGG GTGGTGTGGAATGGCTGCAAATCAAGGACAATGATTTCTCCTATAGACCCAACATGATTTGTAGCTTTCTGCATGAATATGAAGATGACGACGTTGTAGCTCCAGCCTCAGATAAGTCTTTGGAGTTGGAAGAGCAAGAAATTCAAACAAAAGATAATTCAAACCTGAATTATGAACAGGGGAAATCACTGAACTTGGAAGTAGAGAATTCTGGTCCTCTTATTGATATCCCTTCTTCTGAGACAGAAGGTTATGTTTTTATGGAAACTCAAGATAGTGCCTCGGAAATCACTCCTAGATGA
- the GTF3C6 gene encoding general transcription factor 3C polypeptide 6 isoform X3, with protein MAAMEGVASDSEVPKRCGIMAATEERIREDREEEEEEAEQLVLVELSGIIDSDFLSKCENKCKILGIDTERPILQVDSYVFAGEYEDTLGTCVIFEENVEQGGVEWLQIKDNDFSYRPNMICSFLHEYEDDDVVAPASDKSLELEEQEIQTKDNSNLNYEQGKSLNLEVENSGPLIDIPSSETEGYVFMETQDSASEITPR; from the exons ATGGCGGCCATGGAGGGCGTGGCCAGCGACTCTGAGGTTCCGAAAAGGTGCGGAATCATGGCGGCGACCGAGGAGCGGATTCGGGAGGAccgagaagaggaagaagaggaagca GAGCAGTTGGTTCTGGTGGAATTGTCCGGAATTATTGATTCAGACTTTCtatcaaaatgtgaaaataaatgcaaGATTTTG GGAATTGACACTGAGAGGCCCATTCTGCAAGTGGACAGCTATGTCTTTGCTGGAGAGTATGAAG ACACTCTTGGGACCTGtgttatatttgaagaaaatgttgaACAGG GTGGTGTGGAATGGCTGCAAATCAAGGACAATGATTTCTCCTATAGACCCAACATGATTTGTAGCTTTCTGCATGAATATGAAGATGACGACGTTGTAGCTCCAGCCTCAGATAAGTCTTTGGAGTTGGAAGAGCAAGAAATTCAAACAAAAGATAATTCAAACCTGAATTATGAACAGGGGAAATCACTGAACTTGGAAGTAGAGAATTCTGGTCCTCTTATTGATATCCCTTCTTCTGAGACAGAAGGTTATGTTTTTATGGAAACTCAAGATAGTGCCTCGGAAATCACTCCTAGATGA